A window from Nitrospiraceae bacterium encodes these proteins:
- a CDS encoding Slp family lipoprotein produces MSGPWRVMLVALSLTAGACATPYNEGQDTAGGTPQISFAQFKAAPDSFKGQSVVFGGEVLTAKRLKEGTRIEILQLPLDQSSRPGMNLTQSQGRFLAIHRDFLDPATLPYGTRVTVTGDVTGSVTMPLDEVDYVYPVIDIKNLQIWAEIDEATPRIRPYYGPGPYWGPYWGPYWRPWPYW; encoded by the coding sequence ATGTCCGGACCTTGGCGGGTCATGCTCGTGGCCTTGTCCCTCACTGCCGGTGCATGTGCCACCCCATACAATGAGGGTCAGGACACAGCAGGGGGCACGCCTCAAATCTCTTTCGCGCAATTCAAAGCAGCACCGGATTCCTTCAAAGGCCAATCCGTTGTCTTCGGAGGAGAAGTTCTCACAGCCAAGAGATTGAAAGAGGGAACCAGGATCGAAATTCTGCAACTACCGCTCGATCAATCGTCTCGTCCCGGAATGAACCTCACACAATCACAAGGACGTTTTTTAGCCATCCACCGGGATTTTCTGGATCCAGCGACGCTGCCGTACGGCACTAGAGTCACCGTGACAGGCGACGTGACCGGCTCCGTCACCATGCCGTTGGATGAAGTCGATTATGTCTATCCGGTGATTGACATCAAGAATCTACAGATATGGGCGGAAATTGACGAGGCCACCCCTCGGATACGGCCCTACTACGGCCCCGGTCCTTATTGGGGCCCATACTGGGGTCCCTACTGGCGTCCCTGGCCCTACTGGTAA
- a CDS encoding TlpA disulfide reductase family protein, whose translation MRSRRIISGPVVIVLLLVMVAWPAFDGWSMGSRVPAIGMEVEDFQLTDLEGKPQSLSQHRGKIVLLNFWATWCKPCTTEMPAMQASFDKLREKGFVVLAINELEDDAKVREHIKTYGHTFTVLMDRDNQVANQFGVYGLPVSVFIDQQGRVQEYIKGGLLTEQMINDVVARIQKQEPVKAASLR comes from the coding sequence ATGAGATCGAGGAGAATTATCAGTGGGCCAGTGGTGATCGTGCTGCTTCTTGTGATGGTGGCCTGGCCCGCTTTCGACGGCTGGAGCATGGGCTCGCGCGTTCCCGCCATCGGGATGGAGGTGGAAGATTTCCAACTCACAGACTTGGAAGGCAAGCCGCAAAGCCTCAGCCAACATCGCGGCAAGATCGTGCTTCTGAACTTCTGGGCGACCTGGTGTAAGCCCTGCACGACTGAAATGCCGGCAATGCAGGCCAGCTTCGACAAGCTCCGCGAGAAGGGATTCGTCGTGCTGGCGATCAACGAATTGGAAGACGATGCCAAAGTGCGCGAGCACATCAAGACCTACGGCCATACGTTCACTGTCCTGATGGATCGGGACAACCAAGTGGCCAACCAGTTCGGCGTGTACGGTCTTCCCGTGAGCGTGTTCATCGATCAACAGGGGCGTGTTCAGGAATACATCAAGGGAGGATTGCTGACCGAACAGATGATCAATGACGTCGTAGCGAGAATTCAGAAGCAAGAGCCGGTGAAAGCGGCCTCTCTTCGATAG
- a CDS encoding transporter, whose translation MVHAGIRVNFTSIMALFMVVGTIAFVPKAEASCGAVSCFVTIGSQQQVSQEGILTVNGIYNYTPMRTIPGTTGIIPGVDTPNQQLILNHHQETRTITQTVTADLNYGITERWGLEITIPYLMRTHHHIDDLGEPPNGEGQATTFSSDGIGDIRVGLKYNVLPTLRSMVVVGFGVFLPTGTTNAVDSTGTLMEPTTQLGRKQFGLNPTLYQTYELIPHRLNQFAFASYRHTFENSEGYQFGDMWEFNGGFNLITVPWLVLSTQFNYRYIVHDTFKSSLYRSAQPSDGPALFPGDPILIDPNVRNRRVPTTGSSFTAFTPGFQLSLAELIDSPYTRATSVYFYSSIPIARDSNNSLAQGTSFVAGISRSFRLSNP comes from the coding sequence ATGGTACACGCGGGCATTCGTGTCAACTTCACCTCGATCATGGCCTTGTTTATGGTCGTAGGTACGATCGCATTCGTTCCCAAGGCCGAAGCATCCTGTGGAGCGGTGTCGTGCTTTGTGACGATCGGCTCTCAGCAACAGGTTTCGCAAGAAGGGATACTGACGGTGAACGGCATATACAACTATACACCGATGCGGACGATACCCGGAACGACTGGAATCATCCCGGGCGTCGACACGCCTAATCAGCAGCTGATTCTGAATCATCATCAGGAGACCAGGACCATCACCCAGACGGTCACGGCAGACCTCAATTATGGCATCACAGAACGGTGGGGACTCGAAATTACAATTCCCTATTTGATGCGAACACATCATCACATTGATGACCTAGGAGAACCTCCGAATGGCGAAGGACAGGCCACCACGTTCTCTTCCGACGGCATCGGGGATATCCGGGTAGGCCTGAAATATAACGTGCTGCCCACGCTGAGGAGCATGGTCGTCGTCGGATTTGGCGTGTTCTTGCCAACCGGCACCACCAATGCGGTTGACAGCACTGGCACATTGATGGAGCCGACCACTCAGCTCGGACGAAAACAGTTCGGCTTGAACCCCACGCTCTATCAAACATACGAATTGATCCCCCATCGTTTAAACCAGTTTGCCTTTGCAAGTTATCGGCACACCTTCGAAAACAGTGAGGGATATCAGTTCGGGGATATGTGGGAATTTAATGGCGGGTTCAATCTCATCACGGTGCCGTGGTTGGTGCTGTCCACACAGTTCAATTACCGATATATCGTCCACGATACATTCAAAAGTTCGCTGTACCGCTCAGCACAACCATCAGACGGACCTGCTCTTTTCCCCGGTGATCCGATCTTGATTGACCCCAACGTGAGAAACCGGCGGGTCCCCACTACTGGTTCCTCGTTCACCGCATTCACACCGGGTTTTCAGCTCAGCCTGGCTGAACTGATTGATTCACCTTATACGAGAGCGACCTCGGTGTATTTCTACTCGTCTATTCCAATCGCGAGAGATTCCAATAACAGTTTGGCGCAAGGAACCAGTTTCGTGGCCGGGATTTCACGCTCGTTCCGATTGTCGAACCCATAG
- a CDS encoding tetratricopeptide repeat protein has protein sequence MGGSTEGQSVRQVVLVYPVLLLSLLSGPICLAASPTQQDLAQRQFERGLALFHQGELKGATEAAKKAIELNASSAEAYHLLGLIYFKERKPAEAADAFSHAVKLKPTYSEALNDLADVYLAQGKAAEGERTLTRAIEVDPRHVDSYLNLAKLYEQRRDYGAAAKTYQALLSVQPDQTKALFGLASLYDTQGDSKAAKETVSRLLKIDPTDADAWYLNGRIAERRNDLVEAAYSYKQAIAAKPDFVDAHYNLAFIYQSQGQPREAEREFLEVIRYRPEYAEAHMNLGVLYTSLNRLDEAEQAYERAVALKPDYAEGHYNLGVFYELHRKDLPRALAQYHKYRELGGRDDRVERIIGSGGR, from the coding sequence ATGGGGGGTTCGACGGAGGGCCAATCTGTCAGGCAGGTCGTCTTGGTTTATCCCGTTCTGCTCCTCTCACTCTTGAGCGGTCCTATCTGTCTTGCAGCATCTCCCACTCAGCAGGATTTGGCTCAACGGCAGTTCGAGCGGGGGCTGGCGCTGTTTCACCAGGGGGAGTTGAAAGGCGCGACCGAAGCGGCCAAGAAGGCCATCGAGTTAAACGCTTCATCCGCCGAGGCGTACCACCTGCTGGGCCTCATTTATTTCAAAGAACGAAAACCGGCTGAAGCGGCTGATGCGTTCTCGCACGCCGTGAAACTGAAGCCGACGTATTCCGAGGCGTTGAACGATCTTGCCGATGTATACCTGGCACAGGGGAAAGCGGCCGAGGGGGAGCGAACGCTGACGCGCGCGATTGAGGTCGATCCGCGGCATGTGGACTCCTATCTCAACCTGGCGAAGTTATATGAGCAACGGCGTGACTATGGCGCCGCCGCGAAAACCTATCAGGCTCTTCTGTCTGTACAGCCGGATCAGACCAAGGCCCTGTTCGGTCTCGCCAGCCTCTATGATACGCAAGGGGACAGTAAAGCAGCAAAAGAAACGGTGAGTCGGTTGCTGAAGATTGATCCGACCGATGCTGATGCCTGGTACCTGAACGGACGGATAGCTGAGAGACGAAATGATCTGGTCGAGGCCGCCTATTCTTACAAACAGGCGATTGCAGCGAAACCGGATTTCGTGGACGCTCATTATAACCTGGCCTTTATCTATCAAAGCCAAGGCCAACCGCGGGAGGCTGAACGGGAATTTCTGGAGGTGATCCGGTACCGTCCCGAGTATGCTGAAGCGCATATGAATCTCGGTGTACTTTACACGAGTCTCAATCGACTGGACGAGGCGGAACAGGCCTATGAACGAGCCGTGGCACTCAAGCCGGATTATGCGGAAGGCCATTACAACCTCGGGGTGTTCTATGAACTCCATCGCAAAGATCTTCCCCGCGCGTTAGCGCAATATCATAAATATCGTGAGCTGGGTGGGCGAGACGATCGGGTGGAGCGGATTATCGGTTCGGGGGGACGATAG
- a CDS encoding Do family serine endopeptidase: MKMRIIRIAFLPWVMAAWCVWTIWSPAIAPAGTRLLPVSVANDLQGQVKATAAKVIPAVVSIASTVMVRDQAFSDEALPFGMFKEPPARRQYGQGSGVIVSPDGYIITNNHVVAEAVDVEVILADRRQYKGRVVATDPKTDVAVVKINATNLPTVAWGDSSNLTVGDFVLAIGNPLGLSRTVTFGIVSAVGRADVGVADFEDFIQTDAPINPGNSGGALVNIKGELVGINTAIASPTGGSVGVGFAIPSNMARAAMQSLIKTGRVVRGFLGASTQDVTPLLGKIFRLPDVKGAIVTDLQAKGSAEKAGLRRGDVVVRFDGRDVMDSGQLRNLVAASAIGSRHRLDIVRDGKPMQVELVVQEAPRERTKKSQSDATSASTAHPLAGVVFDEVTPPLARQMDLSVNSGVVVTDIEEGSLAESSGLQPGDVVLEINRQPVKDFASFQRIADPLKPNDLALLLVLRQGNALYVPIQGE, encoded by the coding sequence ATGAAGATGCGCATTATCCGGATCGCTTTCCTGCCGTGGGTCATGGCCGCATGGTGTGTCTGGACTATTTGGAGTCCGGCCATCGCACCGGCCGGTACACGACTGCTCCCAGTATCTGTAGCGAATGATCTTCAAGGGCAGGTGAAAGCCACCGCTGCGAAGGTCATCCCTGCGGTGGTCAGTATCGCCTCGACCGTCATGGTCCGCGACCAAGCGTTCAGTGATGAGGCGTTGCCGTTCGGCATGTTCAAAGAGCCGCCCGCCCGCCGTCAGTATGGGCAGGGATCAGGGGTCATCGTGTCGCCGGACGGCTACATTATTACCAACAACCATGTAGTCGCCGAAGCCGTCGACGTGGAAGTGATCCTTGCCGATCGTCGGCAATATAAGGGGCGTGTCGTCGCGACTGATCCGAAAACCGACGTTGCGGTCGTGAAGATCAATGCCACGAATCTGCCCACGGTCGCCTGGGGAGATTCGAGCAATCTGACAGTGGGCGACTTCGTTCTGGCCATCGGGAATCCACTCGGCCTCAGCCGAACCGTGACGTTTGGAATCGTGAGTGCCGTCGGTCGCGCCGATGTCGGTGTCGCAGACTTCGAAGATTTCATCCAGACCGATGCGCCGATCAATCCCGGCAACTCCGGCGGGGCACTCGTCAACATCAAAGGCGAACTCGTCGGAATTAATACCGCCATCGCGAGTCCGACGGGGGGCAGCGTCGGCGTGGGGTTTGCCATTCCCAGCAACATGGCGCGGGCCGCCATGCAGAGCCTGATCAAAACGGGACGAGTCGTCCGTGGATTCCTGGGTGCTTCGACTCAAGACGTGACCCCGCTCCTGGGGAAGATCTTTCGCCTTCCCGATGTGAAGGGAGCCATCGTGACGGATCTCCAGGCCAAAGGGTCGGCGGAAAAAGCTGGTCTCAGACGAGGCGATGTCGTGGTTCGGTTCGATGGACGCGATGTGATGGATAGCGGCCAGCTCCGCAATTTAGTGGCAGCGTCGGCGATCGGAAGCCGGCACCGGCTCGATATTGTGCGTGACGGCAAACCGATGCAGGTTGAGTTGGTCGTGCAGGAAGCGCCTCGGGAACGTACCAAGAAGAGTCAATCTGACGCGACCTCTGCATCGACGGCTCATCCGCTGGCGGGGGTTGTCTTCGATGAAGTGACCCCACCGCTCGCGCGCCAAATGGACCTCTCAGTCAACAGCGGTGTCGTTGTGACAGATATTGAAGAAGGCAGCCTTGCCGAATCCTCCGGTCTTCAACCGGGGGACGTGGTCCTCGAAATCAATCGCCAACCGGTAAAAGACTTCGCATCGTTTCAGCGCATTGCCGATCCGTTGAAACCCAATGATTTGGCTCTTCTCCTGGTCTTGCGCCAGGGCAACGCGCTCTATGTCCCCATTCAAGGCGAGTAG
- the secA gene encoding preprotein translocase subunit SecA yields the protein MLTQLLNLVFGSKNDREIKALMPIVARINSLEAGLTPLSDHALADKTQEFKKRLDAGETLDDVLPEAFAVCREMSRRKLTMRHFDVQLLGGMILHKGRISEMKTGEGKTLVATLPLYLNALEGKGVHLVTVNDYLAKRDAQWMGVLYHALGLSVGIIQHDASFLYDPTYDASDKRLQHLRPCTRPEAYRADITYGTNNEYGFDYLRDNLIVSDLSQCVQRELNFAIVDEVDSILIDEARTPLIISGPTDQTTDLYYRINAIIPQLKIERDYTIEEKTKTASLTEDGNVRVEKLLGVDNMYDPANMDLVHHVVKALQAYALYKRDVDYVVKDGEVIIVDEFTGRLMPGRRWSDGLHQAVEAKEGVKIANENQTLASVTFQNYFRMYKKLGGMTGTADTEAAEFAKIYNLDVNVVPTNRKMIRLDYADVVYRTEKEKFAAIVEEIKECHELGQPVLVGTISIEKSERLAGLLSRNGVKHNVLNAKQHEREAEIVAQAGRKGAVTIATNMAGRGTDILLGGNPDFMFKQVLYREENLPDDRKLAVYEEIKADCEKDKQEVVNLGGLHILGTERHESRRIDNQLRGRSGRQGDPGTSRFYLSLEDDLMRIFASERVSQLMLKLGMEEGIPIEHNMVTRAIANAQKKVEAHNFEIRKQLLEYDDVMNKQREVIYQHRRAVLGGTNLKDDIYDMVAGVVDSALNVYCPAEQYQEEWDLKGLSEMMQGQFGLDITQGKNDGGEGLRELGRDALVEDLKKHVHEAYERKEKELGSDLMRFLEKTFMLQVIDHHWKDHLLGMDHLRDGIGLRGYGQKDPLIEYKREGYDLFAGMMERIKSDSLERLFLVQAAKGEAPPPPQVSAPPPLRLTLNRGEEPAPPQTVHRSNEKVGRNDPCPCGSGKKYKKCHGA from the coding sequence ATGCTGACACAACTCCTGAACCTCGTCTTCGGCAGCAAGAACGACCGTGAAATCAAAGCCTTGATGCCGATCGTGGCGCGCATCAACAGTTTAGAGGCGGGTCTGACTCCACTGTCCGATCACGCCCTGGCCGATAAGACGCAGGAATTCAAAAAACGCCTCGATGCTGGGGAAACGCTCGACGACGTTCTGCCGGAAGCCTTCGCAGTCTGCCGGGAGATGTCGCGCCGAAAACTCACCATGCGCCATTTCGACGTGCAGTTGCTCGGCGGCATGATCCTTCATAAGGGACGCATCTCGGAAATGAAAACCGGTGAGGGGAAGACGCTCGTTGCCACGCTCCCTCTCTATCTGAACGCGCTCGAAGGCAAGGGGGTCCATCTCGTCACGGTGAACGACTATTTGGCCAAGCGCGACGCGCAATGGATGGGGGTCCTCTATCACGCGCTCGGGCTCTCCGTGGGGATCATTCAACACGACGCCTCGTTCCTGTACGACCCCACCTATGACGCATCCGACAAGCGTCTGCAGCACTTGCGTCCCTGTACCAGACCGGAAGCCTATCGGGCCGACATTACCTACGGCACCAATAACGAGTACGGGTTTGATTACCTGCGGGATAATCTGATCGTGAGCGACCTGAGCCAGTGCGTGCAACGTGAGCTGAATTTCGCCATCGTGGACGAGGTCGACAGCATTCTCATCGACGAGGCTCGGACGCCGTTGATTATTTCCGGTCCGACCGACCAAACGACCGATCTCTATTACCGGATCAATGCCATTATCCCGCAACTCAAGATCGAGCGGGACTATACGATCGAAGAAAAAACCAAGACCGCTTCGCTCACGGAGGACGGTAACGTTCGTGTCGAAAAGCTGCTTGGCGTCGATAATATGTACGACCCGGCGAACATGGATCTCGTCCATCATGTCGTCAAGGCGCTTCAAGCCTATGCGCTCTACAAGCGCGATGTGGACTACGTCGTCAAAGACGGAGAGGTCATCATCGTTGATGAATTCACCGGCCGGCTCATGCCAGGCCGGCGCTGGAGCGACGGCCTCCACCAGGCCGTCGAAGCGAAGGAGGGCGTGAAGATCGCCAACGAAAATCAAACGCTGGCCTCCGTCACCTTTCAGAATTATTTCCGCATGTACAAGAAGCTGGGCGGCATGACCGGCACGGCGGATACCGAAGCTGCGGAGTTCGCGAAGATCTACAACCTGGACGTGAACGTGGTCCCGACCAATCGCAAGATGATTCGGCTCGATTACGCGGACGTCGTGTATCGGACGGAAAAGGAAAAGTTCGCCGCCATCGTCGAAGAGATCAAAGAATGCCATGAACTCGGCCAGCCGGTGCTGGTCGGAACCATCTCGATAGAAAAATCCGAGAGACTGGCCGGCCTGTTGAGCCGAAACGGCGTCAAGCACAACGTGCTCAACGCCAAGCAGCACGAACGAGAGGCCGAAATCGTCGCGCAGGCCGGACGCAAAGGCGCCGTCACCATTGCCACGAACATGGCCGGCCGTGGCACCGACATTCTCCTGGGCGGCAATCCTGACTTCATGTTCAAACAGGTGTTGTACCGGGAAGAGAATCTGCCAGACGACCGCAAGCTCGCGGTCTACGAGGAGATCAAAGCCGATTGTGAAAAAGATAAACAGGAAGTCGTCAATCTCGGCGGGTTACACATCCTCGGCACCGAGCGACATGAGAGCCGCCGGATCGACAATCAGTTGCGCGGCCGTTCCGGCCGCCAGGGCGATCCGGGCACCTCGCGTTTCTACCTGTCGCTCGAAGACGACTTGATGCGCATCTTTGCTTCAGAGCGTGTCTCGCAGCTCATGCTCAAGCTCGGCATGGAGGAAGGGATCCCGATCGAGCACAACATGGTGACCCGCGCGATCGCCAACGCGCAGAAGAAGGTCGAAGCCCACAATTTCGAAATTCGCAAACAGCTGCTCGAATATGACGATGTCATGAACAAGCAGCGCGAGGTCATCTACCAGCATCGCCGAGCCGTCTTGGGCGGGACCAATCTCAAGGATGACATCTACGACATGGTGGCAGGGGTCGTCGACTCAGCCCTCAACGTGTATTGTCCGGCCGAACAATACCAGGAGGAATGGGACCTCAAGGGTCTCTCCGAGATGATGCAGGGCCAGTTCGGCCTCGATATCACGCAAGGGAAGAACGATGGCGGTGAAGGACTTCGCGAGCTCGGACGAGATGCCCTGGTGGAAGACCTCAAAAAGCATGTGCATGAAGCCTATGAGCGAAAAGAGAAGGAACTCGGGTCAGACCTCATGCGGTTTCTCGAAAAGACGTTCATGCTTCAAGTCATCGATCACCATTGGAAGGACCATCTGCTCGGGATGGATCACCTGCGCGATGGAATCGGGCTGCGCGGCTACGGTCAGAAAGATCCACTCATCGAGTACAAGCGGGAAGGCTACGATCTCTTCGCCGGCATGATGGAACGCATCAAATCCGACAGCCTCGAACGCCTCTTCCTCGTTCAAGCCGCCAAAGGCGAAGCTCCGCCGCCTCCCCAGGTTTCTGCACCACCACCGTTACGGCTGACCCTCAACCGTGGCGAAGAACCTGCTCCACCCCAAACCGTCCATCGCAGCAACGAGAAGGTCGGCCGCAACGACCCCTGCCCCTGCGGAAGCGGGAAGAAATATAAGAAATGCCACGGGGCGTAA
- a CDS encoding heavy metal translocating P-type ATPase, producing MVIDPICGMTVDPATAAGSHEYKGQRYYFCSSSCLERFKADPERALARSSPSLLTVPSSKKPLPMMMPLSGTEQAGEIDPVCGMTVQPATAAGSYDYRGKTYYFCAKSCLDKFRTNPTQYLTPRDQRTSPVMSAPSGGTIDYICPMDPEVVESQPGACRICGMALEPKMVSLDDARNPELDEMARRFWLCLGPAIITMIITMSDMAPVPPILQSVSRSTMNWVQWLLATPVVLWGGWPFFERGWTSIVKRAPNMFTLIAIGTGTAYFYSTVATFVPSLFPAAVRQPDGSVPVYFEAAAIITLLVLLGQVLELRARSRTTSALRSLLQLAPNTARRLSPDGQEIEVPLDHVQVEDRLRVRPGERIPVDGSVVEGMTAVDESMMTGESIPVEKTVGSRLIGGTINNTGTVLMRAERVGRETLLARIVQMVSEAQRSRAPIQRVADMAAGYFVPTVVAVALFTAVAWLLWGPEPKLAHAVVSAVAVLIIACPCALGLATPMSIMVGTGRGATAGVLVRHAEALEVFGRVDTLVVDKTGTLTEGKPALVAVRFVPPWTDVDLLRLAASLERSSEHPLAAAVVEGAASRGITLTTAQQFQSVTGKGVKGIVEGKRLAIGTVAFLQEVAGVSSQSVVALNDEAEPLRREGQTILFVAVEGQAAGLLGVADRIKPSTPEAIAFFKDEGVRLVMVTGDHRETAEAVARQLGIGDVMAGVLPDQKGRLIQQLKSQGHVVAMAGDGINDAPALTLADVGIAMGTGTDTAIESAGMTLVKGDLRALVRARRLSQSTMRNIRQNLFFAFLYNVLGVPIAAGVLYPVLGMLLSPMIASGAMTFSSVSVIFNALRLRHVEL from the coding sequence ATGGTGATCGATCCCATTTGCGGTATGACAGTCGACCCGGCCACGGCTGCCGGGAGCCATGAATACAAAGGCCAACGGTACTACTTCTGTTCCTCGTCCTGTCTCGAGCGATTCAAGGCCGACCCCGAACGGGCTTTAGCTCGTTCGTCTCCGAGCCTCCTCACGGTTCCCTCCTCGAAAAAACCGCTTCCTATGATGATGCCGCTGAGTGGGACGGAGCAGGCCGGCGAAATCGACCCGGTGTGCGGCATGACGGTGCAGCCTGCAACGGCTGCCGGATCATACGACTACCGGGGGAAGACTTATTATTTTTGCGCGAAGAGCTGTCTCGACAAATTTCGAACGAATCCCACGCAGTACCTCACTCCACGCGATCAACGAACATCTCCAGTCATGTCGGCTCCATCTGGCGGAACCATCGACTATATCTGTCCGATGGATCCGGAGGTCGTGGAGTCGCAGCCCGGCGCGTGCCGGATATGCGGGATGGCGCTCGAGCCGAAAATGGTTTCGCTCGACGACGCGCGCAATCCCGAGCTCGACGAGATGGCACGACGGTTCTGGCTCTGTCTCGGCCCCGCGATCATCACCATGATCATCACGATGTCCGACATGGCCCCCGTTCCCCCGATTCTGCAGTCGGTTTCCCGATCAACGATGAATTGGGTTCAGTGGCTGTTGGCCACTCCGGTCGTGCTCTGGGGAGGATGGCCTTTTTTCGAGCGCGGGTGGACATCGATCGTGAAAAGGGCGCCCAACATGTTCACGCTCATCGCCATCGGAACAGGGACGGCCTATTTCTACAGCACCGTCGCGACATTCGTCCCTTCCCTGTTCCCGGCAGCCGTCCGACAGCCCGATGGCTCAGTCCCGGTGTATTTTGAAGCCGCGGCCATAATTACGTTGTTGGTTCTTTTAGGCCAGGTCTTGGAGCTGCGCGCGCGCAGCCGAACGACCTCGGCACTTCGATCGCTCCTGCAGCTGGCACCGAATACGGCGAGACGCCTGTCGCCGGATGGTCAAGAGATCGAGGTGCCGCTCGACCACGTCCAGGTTGAAGATCGCCTTCGTGTGCGTCCCGGCGAGCGCATCCCGGTCGACGGGAGCGTAGTCGAAGGGATGACGGCTGTTGATGAGTCGATGATGACGGGTGAATCGATTCCGGTTGAGAAAACGGTCGGGTCTCGGCTGATCGGCGGAACCATCAATAATACTGGTACGGTGCTGATGCGGGCGGAGCGCGTCGGACGAGAGACGCTGCTGGCGAGGATTGTGCAGATGGTGAGTGAGGCGCAGCGCAGCCGAGCACCGATTCAGCGAGTGGCCGATATGGCAGCAGGGTATTTTGTGCCGACCGTCGTGGCGGTTGCCCTGTTCACGGCGGTCGCGTGGCTCTTGTGGGGGCCTGAGCCGAAACTCGCGCATGCAGTCGTGAGTGCCGTCGCGGTACTCATCATTGCCTGTCCCTGTGCCCTGGGCTTAGCGACACCGATGTCGATCATGGTGGGAACAGGGCGCGGCGCGACCGCCGGCGTGCTCGTCAGACACGCAGAGGCGTTGGAAGTCTTCGGTCGGGTCGATACATTGGTCGTGGACAAGACCGGGACACTGACGGAAGGAAAGCCGGCACTCGTCGCGGTGCGCTTCGTCCCGCCTTGGACTGATGTTGATCTGTTGCGTCTGGCTGCCAGCTTGGAACGCAGCAGCGAACACCCGCTTGCTGCGGCAGTGGTGGAGGGAGCTGCGTCACGAGGGATCACGCTGACGACGGCCCAGCAATTTCAATCGGTGACGGGTAAAGGTGTGAAGGGAATCGTCGAGGGAAAGCGGCTCGCGATCGGAACCGTCGCATTCCTGCAGGAGGTCGCCGGCGTATCCAGCCAGAGCGTCGTTGCGTTGAACGATGAGGCTGAACCGCTGCGTCGTGAGGGACAAACCATCTTGTTTGTGGCGGTCGAGGGCCAGGCGGCGGGACTGCTCGGCGTCGCAGACCGCATCAAACCCTCGACACCAGAAGCCATTGCATTCTTCAAGGATGAGGGCGTTCGCCTCGTCATGGTGACAGGCGACCATCGCGAGACAGCGGAGGCGGTGGCTAGACAGCTCGGCATTGGCGACGTCATGGCGGGGGTATTGCCGGACCAAAAAGGACGCCTCATTCAGCAGCTCAAGTCACAAGGCCACGTCGTAGCGATGGCGGGGGATGGTATCAATGACGCACCAGCCCTGACGTTGGCCGATGTCGGGATCGCGATGGGAACCGGAACGGACACCGCGATTGAAAGTGCAGGGATGACGTTGGTGAAAGGGGACTTGCGGGCGCTGGTGCGGGCGCGCAGGCTCAGCCAATCCACCATGCGGAACATACGACAGAATCTGTTTTTTGCATTTCTCTACAACGTCCTTGGGGTGCCGATCGCTGCGGGAGTGCTCTATCCGGTGTTGGGAATGCTGCTCAGTCCCATGATTGCCAGCGGGGCCATGACATTCAGCTCCGTCTCCGTCATCTTCAATGCCCTCCGTTTACGCCATGTGGAATTATAA
- a CDS encoding thioredoxin domain-containing protein produces MGTILCVRGLVSVIVLSVIGLLGIGLSQAAVSEDLKGKFEFLKDEPSMHERGKVKLFEFADFYCPHCHHFEEAGLPMLQKEFGNKLDATMVGFPIFQNKLPTPFDMYEQAKMMGKGKEMKQVLFRTIHKDKMTGVLDRSIREVLIKEVGLDPKAFEDGLASGKPAKVFEEGRRWGERIKVQSTPTLLLDGNIKIEGNNMSTENIVTVIRSILDADAKK; encoded by the coding sequence ATGGGGACGATTCTTTGTGTCCGAGGTCTGGTCTCCGTCATCGTCTTATCGGTTATCGGTTTGCTGGGAATAGGACTCTCGCAAGCTGCGGTCTCAGAAGATCTTAAAGGCAAGTTCGAATTCTTGAAGGATGAGCCCTCGATGCACGAGCGCGGCAAGGTCAAGCTGTTCGAGTTCGCCGACTTTTATTGTCCTCACTGCCACCACTTTGAAGAAGCCGGTCTCCCGATGCTCCAGAAGGAATTTGGAAACAAACTGGATGCGACGATGGTCGGGTTTCCTATATTTCAAAACAAACTCCCGACGCCGTTCGACATGTATGAACAGGCGAAGATGATGGGGAAGGGAAAGGAAATGAAGCAGGTTCTCTTCCGCACGATTCACAAGGACAAGATGACCGGTGTGTTGGACCGTTCGATACGGGAAGTTCTGATCAAAGAAGTCGGGCTGGATCCGAAGGCATTTGAAGACGGACTCGCCAGCGGCAAGCCGGCAAAAGTGTTTGAGGAAGGACGGCGCTGGGGCGAGCGAATCAAAGTCCAATCCACGCCGACGTTGTTGTTGGACGGGAATATCAAGATTGAGGGGAACAATATGTCAACGGAGAACATCGTCACCGTCATCCGGAGCATTCTCGATGCCGATGCAAAGAAGTGA